The genomic interval tttgttgctaataaatatcgaaattcaaaaaatagtaacaaaaatcctcatttatggtttaatttttattctgatGTGTGTGTTAAATTCTGGGTTCGAATTTTATTATGTGTGTTTTTAATGTTTGAGTTTTAGTATTTTACTGGAGTTCTAATGTTTTAGTTTATATTTTATGAGatctgtttttatttatttatttatttttatagattttgagAACTTAAAATCTGATGTTGTTTCTAATAATTATTGCGATTGAAAGTTTGATTTTTCATACGGGAATTAAAGTTTGTCTTTTCGTTTCAttgattgaaaaatattagtaaaAAGTTTATGGAATGAGAATTTTGAATATATGaaaatagaattgaaaaataacatttGAATCGAGAATCAAAGTTTATTGTTAATctctttacaaaaaaaaattattgttaatcTGTAAAGATAATTTGGCTAGAAGAAGATGGAAAAGTTAATTTTTGTTTCATTTAATAtggggtaaatactattttggaccctgtgttttgcaaaagttacagattggaccctgtattttgttaaatgacaaaatggaccctgtattttctaaaatagtaaaaataggaccctgaacttaattattgacaacttttttttaatacaaccaacttgaagacaatgcttattGCGAACAGATACAAacaatgtaaacagttttgtcatagcacttttagattgcattataattaaactttattttgacaaaaaaatcaattcagggtcctatttgtactattttagaaaatacagggtccattttgtcatttaacaaaacacagagtccaattggtaacttttgcaaaacagagggtccaaaatggtatttaccctttaatatgtatataatgcttttttgaataatatgatttattttaattattttttgtttttcaaaattattttttctaaaagaaaTATTAGATTCGCCAATACTATATTTACATGTAGCAATTTATTGATCAACTAACAGAACGATAAATTGAGTGTTAAGTTTAGAAATTTGAGAATATCAATAGGAACTACAATGATGACATCAACTTTATATGAtttgaatataaaaataatgcatTATGAAAAAATTTGATTCATAATCTCACACATGTTTCTTCTTTTACATAATCTCACacctactttttttttcaattcataataaattttttctacaaaaaaatatttttcctatattctccaaagtaaatttttttttacacgtATGTATAGTtatgaatacatatatatagataattgaataattatttaatttaatttatatttattgttatgtgttatttaaaaaataattaatttaagataaatatttttatagaaactttattaaaataatagtaaaatattaatttgtaaatttatgctttaataaaatattaaaaaattgagagaattaaggagaaaaaagaaaaatagctttagagaaatttaatatagatatatagattgttttaaaaataaccataatgtaACTGAATGGCGATATTTGCAACAACTTATTTAGTTCGAGGAGAATTtttataataaacaaaaaattatggGCAAAATTTTACAAAGATTATaattcaagagaaaaattaaattctatttattctttttaagttttattcCATTTTGGACTCGGTGTTATGTAAAAGTTACTGTTTGGATCtcctattttgttaaatgacgaATTggatcttatattttttaaaatattactaaATAGTTATTCtttttttgtcaaattaaaacttaattaataataaccCGATCTAGAGATGTTGTGATAAAACTTGTTATATTTTCTGCATACATTCGTGTTAGAGATTATttctaaattatttatattaaaaaaattgatcaaAATTTGAGTTTAGAATCTTATTTGTAACATTTTAAgtaatacaaaatttattttgttatctaACAAAACAGTTTTTCATTaatgtattattatttatatattatttttcatatattctGTAAATTGTCAGATATACATATGTATAGATATTGGACACATTGTCAACATCCTTTATATATAGTAGTGTATATAGGGGTCATGTTTTAGTTCATGCTCTCCTCTTTCTTGGTAGCTGACTATCTCcctattatttaaatagctaattTGTCAAATATGCTCACCAAGGCACGTAGAAAACGATAGAAGAACCCTTTTTTGTTATtagtaataataagaaaataaataaacagtAGACCCATCTTTtgtttactattattatttttattttcggtGGTGGGAGGATAGGGGACCTTATAATTATGTCTATGACCAAAtcaaaaatatgataaaaaaaaaacaaaacaaaacaaaaaaggaTGCCGTATAAGGTAAATTATTTTCCTAAAGTAAAGATATCaatgctgtttttttttttagaaaaaatgatACTATTTACGGCCAAGTTACGTACGTTGAAAACGATAACATATTATTATACTTATCAAACGATAATAAGGAtacaattttattgttttattttgttacttataaatgtttattttatttgcaaatgatttaatttattatatcagTCAAATGTAAATTCTTACTTTATAGTGAGGATTGTTTAACCCAATTTTTCACTCCTTAATCaattgaaacttttttttttagttttgtgtTGTCTTAATCTTTGGAtgattaattctttttttttatctcaaTATGGTTTATATACATTGTCTTAATTCTAACTTAGTTGGATGAATGAAATCTTTTTCCATCTATATTTTCTATGTTTAAATGTTGTTTAGCCacttttaactttatttttaacAAACACATGTATTTTAAAAGCCAAATAGTTTTTCCATTTTGAATTGGTTTTTTTTCTGTCACTTTCATAAATGATAGATATTCTTCTCGGATGTTTTATTCATCctatacttttattttattttctacgaAAACCTAACCAAAAATTTATAAGACATTTAAGAAAAAGTAAGATCAAAAGATTTCCCAAGTATCATCATTTGGATTTggaaaaaagatatatatatatatatatatatactttcacggaatgtattcagTGGTatattagatgggtctcagggtacattaaatgaatgtcagggtacgtttctactttttaaccataattacccctagatcaatctcagccgtcaaatctgaaaaaccgtgtttttgcaaatgtcagttgtatataagaaaatattaaaactgtaaatgtttgcagcagcagaaaatAATTCTGCTGTAGCAAaacagaacaggcagaatataaaatattcgtagaaaaataaataacttgacacaagagatttatacgtggtatcagtgttctcacgaacactcctagtccacggggccacgcccagagaatgaaatcaattaataaagtatcaaaattacaaagacaattgacttaaacaagtttagactccctctaaagtattgccgcaatcctttgtaatccactttatgaatctgacttcttgaaacaccttcaagcctgaactcccttcgtctttgaagtgtgagtgcttacttcctcccgaagtaaggcttcaacaagtcttctcccaaagaccaagtgcttacttcctcccgaagtaaggctttattaagtcttctcccgaagaccaatctcttgttcagtcaagtagttcttcacaacctctaggatagagtaagaacagaaatagaacaactagaacctagatgaacacctaggttctcacaaaacaaagaaacactctcttctctcaaaagataaatgtaaaaaatgaatagtggaagaggtaattcgaatggttgctctctagactctatttatagaacatagaaaccaaagaggcaaccacaagttcgaattagcagctgtacaaaaactttcctaagaaaacacgatctgctacatcagattcggatgctgacgcaaaGAGATTCGACCGTAAACggaaacttgctaaaatcgggtccgatcctctatcaatgcttgattcctgccaaaaacagattagatattctgattgtatcaagatataatcgaaattaataaggaaaaggcaataatcaaattttccctaaaaaagacaactttccaaaagagaattccttctcttttgagaagttttcaacaaaggaaagttcagctgaaagtgcaactttccaaacaaggaaaagggcaactaaaaatcgaatttataaggtaagaaattgaaaatgaatgcatagcaatcttaccataaatggaaaaattattttgtcacctaacttgccaaaaaatgaCTTTACAAAATCAAATAACTCTCTCATCTAACGGCTGCCGTATATCACgaattacaatccgtgaaagtacaataacgggacaaaatcatatccctatatatatatccaattttgaaacattagcattttttttaacaGTCACAGATTCAAATTTATCAGCTGTTTTGGCATGGTACAATAATTTACTCTCAACTCCATCATTGTGGGTAAAGAAAGTACTATTATTTTTCACTGCAAAAtgaaagaacataaaaaaattaaaccaacCTGGCAAAGGGCAACCACCCCAAAAAGCAGCCATaccttttttcttattatttctttCTCCTATTTAGTAGTCCAAAAAAGCAGGTTTCTCTTTTTAGTGTAGCAGAAGACCATTGaaaaaatgataataatgaTGAAAAGGATAACAACCCTGCAATCTTATAGTAAAAGAAATTCCCAAAAGGACCCACTTGAGCTAAGACCATAACTTTGCTTTCAAGACCATTTGGCTATCTTTCCTCATTCTAGTTGAGCCAACTTCAATATCTTTAAGCCTTACACCCAACTAACTAtctttatttacattttttttttcttttttatatctttctctttctctctctttctctctttttcaaaatatatactgAAAAAACAGATAATGACATTCTCTGATGAATGACAGTGTATGTGTATATGCATCTTatgaattttattattctttgtttAGAGTTTAGAGATGGGCAATTGTGTTCCAGTTCTGAGGATCCAAGACTCTTCGAAATCCAAATGCTTGAACCACCCAATAATCCAAACATCGGTCTCAATCGAATCCCAGCACCAAAAACCAGAAGAAGACCTCTCTGTGAAGCCCCAGATAGCTAGTTTTCCAAAACAAAGTATCATTCtaactttttctttctttattttggcgTGTTTGTTAAGTAAtctttttctattattattattcttttttttttctttgagtgATCTTGATGATGTATATGAACATGTATTACTTTTTGAACAGAAGTCTGAATTTTGGctgctttttttattattacaaaATTTCTGATCTACtgctatataaaaaataaaaataaaaaaagaagctCTAATAATAAAGTTTCTAGAGTTTCAACTCCCTGATTTTTGTTGGTTCAAAATATTTCTGTATTGCAATAATCGATCTATAATTCAGTGGTTTTTTGTGCTTTGTTGTAATAAAACAGGTAGCACAGAAGAGATGTATTTTGATTCTCAAGCTTGGTTAGACTCTGATTGTGAAGACTATTTCAGTGTCAATGGTGGTAAGTTAGATCATTTTTTATATAAGTTTTTCAGTGCCATAAACACATACAATTACAAatgatatgtatatatctaACAGGGTAAATGCCATTTTGTatctgtattttgtaaaagttaccaattggactccctgttttgttaaatgataaaatagaacctgtattttttaaaactgtATAAATAggatcttaaattaattttaatctgATTTaaagatgttatgacaaaactggttgcatttaataaaacaaagagtctaattagtaatttttgcaaaatataaggtccaaaatagtatttactctaTCTAATATAATTGGAACTTTATTTATGCAGATATCACCCCAACTACAAGTGATACTCCTCAACTAGATAAATCCTTTCACAAAGATGAAGCAAAGATCAACTCCATACCAAGAACCTCTCAAAACAAGCTTTTGTTTGAGTTGTTTCGTGAGAGTTTTAATAGTAATGATGGCAGCCATGATTATGAGACCAAACCTTCCAACTCATCCAATAAAAGCAGCTCACGTTTATCTGTGGTAAACACAACTAGTAGTACTGTTAATCACAACAATCCCAAAAGAAGAAAAACCCCACAGCCTGTTAGATGCTGCATCCCAAATCTGGTACGAAGTGTAAGCTCTAATGAGAGTAAGAAGACTCTTAGTCCAACTTAGAATTAGTGGTGTGGATTGAAACCtgacaaagtttttttttttctataaaaaagttCTCAATTGGATTATTACAACGTCATAAGTGGAGTTAAATTGGTTTTTCATtagttattacttttttttttccaggtttattgtatttatttatggaTGAGAAAGAAGTTTTTCTAAGATATGTAAATCATGAACAGCAGTTTATACTTTGTGTGTGAGATTTAAAAAATCATACTTAAAATATGATTGTATATATGTGTGAGTACTTTCCTATTTAGACAAAATTTAATTCATTGCCTTCTTATTAGGCAGGATCCACAATGTATGTAATGCAGTTTTTTATATCTTAATAAATGGTATGTTCGGAACACCAGTTTACCAACATATTAGGCTTGAAGAAAATGACTATTTTTGGGTGATTACAGCTTacaaatgaaaagaaaataaagtcATTTACAGACATCTTTAGCAATAATTTCTCTGGTCTCAGTTATAACTATTTTGGGTGATTACAACTTCCTTCCAAGCTCTGCTTTGCTTGACAGAACAGAAGACAATGTATATGCCCATGTGacaaataaagaattttattttccttttcttcATCCACTTTTGGTTAAACCAGGAACAAAATTTATGCTCAACAAAATTTATGTTCAAAGCTTTTGTAAGAGTAGAATTCAGAGAGAAACAGAGAGAATTTGAAAGAGAAGCTCAGTCCAAAACTGGAGCTGAGAGAGTCTATTATATAGCTTTAGAACTTGAACAGTATTACATGAACCGACTTTAACAGAAAgtaaaacagaaaaataacaaactaaCTGTAAGCCTAACTAACTCTAACACCCCCCCTCAAGTTACACTAGGTTCCCTGAGTGTTAACTTGCTCTTGAATTGGTCGAATTGGAGTTGAGGAAGTGGCTTAGTGAGGATGTCGGCTATTTGATGAGTAGCAGAGATGTGTCGTATGTCAAGTTCTTAAGTCAGGACCCTGTCACGAATGAAGTGAAGATCAACTTCAATATGCTTTGTTCGTTGATGAAAGACAGGATTTGATGCGAGAGATGTAGCACCGAGGTTGTCACACCAGAGAACCGGACAGTGGGTTAGGTGTAATCCAATTTCTGTGAATAAGGACTGAATCCAAATCAATTCAGTGGTTGCAAGAGCAATGGCACGGTACTCAGATTCTGTGCTTGAGCGGGCCACGACAGTTTGTTTTCTGGAGCTCCACATGATCAAATTGTGGCCTATATATATGCAGTAACCCGAGGTCGATCGTCTGTCGTCAATGGAACTAGCCCAGTCAGCATCAGTATAGGCAACAAGTTTGAGAGGTGATGTTGCTGTAAAGTGGAGTCCATGATCGATTGTGCCAGCCAGATAGCGAAGTAGCCGTTTACAGGCAGACCAATGTTCATTGGTGGGGTTCTTTAAGAATTGTGACAGCTTATTTACAGCAAAACAAATGTCAGGCCTAGTCAGAGTTAAGTATTGAAGGGCGCCAATGGCACTTCGATAGAGAGTAGGATTCTCCATAGGTGTACCCATTATAAAGCCAAGTTTGGTATTGGGACACATTGGTGTGGGAGTGGGAGTAAAACTAGCCATGTTGGTACGATGAAGAAGATTAGAAGTGTACTTGGCTTGGGTGAGATAAAGATCAGTAGCTGTGCGAGTGACTTCAAACCCCAAAAAGTATCTAACTGGACCAAGATTCTTGAGGGCAAATTATTGGTGTAACTGAGAGATTAAATGATGAATGTAGGCACTATCTTCACCCGTGAGAAgtatgtcatcgacatagatGAGAAGAAGAGTGAGTTTGCCTTCTCTCTTGAGAAAAAATAATGAAGTGTCAGCTCTTGAATTATGAAAACCCCACTGAAGGAGAGCATGTTTGAGTTTGTCAAACCAGGCTCGGGGAGCTTGTTTTAAGCCATAAATGGCTTTGTTTAGTTTGCACACATGATGAGGATGAGTCTTACTTTTGAATCCAGCAGGTTGAGCCATATATACACATTCTTGAAGATCTCCATTCAAGAATGCATTATTGATGTCTATTTGCTGTATAGGCCAATGATTAGTGACAGCAAGGGAAAAAATAATCCGAACGGTACATGGCTTTATGACAAGACTAAAAGTTTCAAAGTAATCAAGACATTGTGTTTGCTGAAATCCTTTGGCGACAAGTCTTGATTTAAACCGGTTAACAGAACCATCTTGATTGTATTTGACACGATGCACCCATTTATTGTCGATTATAGTCATACCAGGTTCATAAGGGACCATTTTTCATGTGTTGTTTTTAATGAGAGTTGTGATTTCTGTCTACATAGCATTGAGCCATAGGGGATCTTGAAGAGCAGCCTTAAGAGATTTCGGTTCAATGCTGATATTGGAGGAGACAGTGAATGCCTTGGGTTTTCGAATGCCAGCCTTTGCACGAGTTGTCATAGGGTGTGTGTTAATAGGTTGCTGTAGATGACTGGTGGCAGGTTGGTCATTGTTTAAGCTGGCAGCAGGGTTTATGATGGCTTCAGGTTCATGATCAAGGGCTGATGGAGACACATGGATGTTGGGATTGAGAACACTGGAGTCTGCAGATGGTAAAGAGGCAGAAATAACAAGGATAGGGGCATCGGGTTGGGAACTAATTGGCTGAGTTGGGAATGTCCGAATGTCAGCAGTGGTGGTAATATGGGACTGTGTTTGTGGTGTATTGTGGGGAGTTATAGGTTCTGGTGTAGTGGTGTGTGGTATTGGTATAGGGAAGCTGTTGTAAGGCATGGGGGATGGTGATATGGGATTGGAGACATGTTTAGGAAATAGTAAGTCAAAGGGAAAACTTGTTTCATTAAATTTGACTGTGCGGGCAATATAAATTTTGCCATTAGGGTGCATGCATTTGCAACCTTTGTGGCTGGGGCTATATCCAAGAAACAAACAATGAGCTGTTCTAAAGGCTAATTTATGGTTTTGGTAAGGCCGAAGTAGAGGGTAACATGAACAACCAAACATTTTAAGAAAGGAGTAGTCgggttgttgatgaaactgttgggttttatgccctaaataaaactcatttcaatataatcagatttacttattaatatagatcagaaataacatttaatattgcatggttcacatgatttatttcatgattatatttacataatgtatgaattcatctgaaacccttttcacatacttgatcctgtttattgtgccgtcaacacattggaaagtaaacatgactatgtgaataaagtttcctagatttatcagacacagggttttactgatatgataatctacaacagagtttacttgcatttggagaagtgctatgttctttccagagcattggttaaagtaaagcttaggttggatgcatggagtatgcatcggaagggaccgatattgaactttgacttagatttattaaagttaccgtaatatctattcaagtcaatatcgcctagttgatcctagatcaaatgatcttaatcctgttatgattaggctcaatctcgagaggctattcgtgttctttgatttgttagttaagcctacttttaggtcagggtgatacgtacattttgggaacacggtagtgcaattgagtgggagcgctagcataaacatggaatctatagcttctatctggtgaatagtaagcaaaggatgatctccttcgagcttgaccaaacgaacataaatggtggagtactcatttcacataagctgaaatatcatttatacggggtcaagtgttttaaggaataaatacattgtagggtgtaacggtaatttaatccctttacagtgtagatcattcatatagaggatcattgatcacattaggattataacaatggataactaatgatgtgtctatatggtggaacatatagagcattctatatactgagagtgcaattctaagttctatgcgtggattcaacgaagaattaataagttagtgaattttagtgctaaattcttgatctacttattggaagctcggttatatagacccatggtccccccactagttgagataatattgcttgtaagactcatgtaattggttttgattaatcaattataattctcaaattagactatgtctatttgtgaatttttcactaagtaagggcgaaattgtaaagaaagagtttataggggcatatttgttaattatgatactttgtgtggttcaattaataaatatgataaatgacaatattatttaataattatttatagttattaaatagttagaattggcatttaaatggttgaattaggaaattggcatttttgagaaaatcagatacaaaaggtgttaaaattgcaaaattgcaaagcccaaggcccaatccactaatgctatggccggccacctatgtagctattttaagttgattttttcattattttaatgtcatataattcaaacctaaccctagtggaatgctataaatagatagtgaaggcttcagaaaaaataacacttttcttctgagttcttctgaatcagaaaaactgagccttctctctccctatctttagcagatcactctctttcttcttccttagaatttcgaaatccttagtgtatgagtagtgcccacacacatcaagtgatacctcaatcatagtgaggaagatcgtgaagaaagactttcagcaaaggagattcagcatcaaagattcagagaaagagatccaggttcagatattgataatgctctgctacagaaaggaatcaagggctagatatctgaacggaaggagtcatattattccgctgcacccaatgtaaggtttcttaaactttatatgtgtttattttatcgttttagaaagttcttatttaggatgttaataaacatacttgtgagtagatctaagatcctggtaaaataatttccaacagaaacaAGACCTCAAAGGGATTTCTAAGTTGTAAAACAGGTGTAGGAAGCCGATTAATTGTGTAGGCTGCTGTGGTGAAGGCATCCCACCAATGTGTGAGAGGCATGTTTGCCTGAGCCAAAAAAGAGAGACCCATATCCACTACATGACGATGTTTTCGTTCAGCTCTTCCCTGCTGCTGGTGTGTATGGGGGCATGGATGTCTGAAGTTGATTCCCAATAGTTCAAGTATTGACTGAAGTGGCCTATACTCACCACCCCAGTCCGATTGCACATCTTTAATCTTAGTATTAAACTGCAATTCAACATAAGATTTAAACTGTCTAAAGATGGCAGCAACTTCAGATTTAACTTTCATAGGGTATATCCATGTGAATTTAGAGAAGTCATCAATGAAACTAACATAGTATCTATATGTAATATCCCAATGAGTCTAATGGTAGATAATTacggtttatatttatattatgagttaatcaagtaataagtgggattatgatcctactaatttatttcagcataaaatttaaatt from Cannabis sativa cultivar Pink pepper isolate KNU-18-1 chromosome 4, ASM2916894v1, whole genome shotgun sequence carries:
- the LOC115711951 gene encoding uncharacterized protein At3g27210, with protein sequence MGNCVPVLRIQDSSKSKCLNHPIIQTSVSIESQHQKPEEDLSVKPQIASFPKQSSTEEMYFDSQAWLDSDCEDYFSVNGDITPTTSDTPQLDKSFHKDEAKINSIPRTSQNKLLFELFRESFNSNDGSHDYETKPSNSSNKSSSRLSVVNTTSSTVNHNNPKRRKTPQPVRCCIPNLVRSVSSNESKKTLSPT